The genomic window CAAGAGCTATAGATGACTGTTTCTTCGGTCAACTCATACGATTTTTTTCCTTTCTTTAGTACGTTGACTCCGTTTTCTGTAACAATTGTTGTCGTTCCACCCTTTAAATCAATTGAGCCTTTCAAAACTTCTGCAGAGGATTCCTGTCCGCCGATAAACAATGCTCCGACAAATCCTAAAGCCAGCATTCCCGCAAGATGTCTCTTTTTCATCTTCTCCATCCTTTCATTTAAAACAAATATTTTTAACACACATATAAATTTTATCACAATAAATAACTTATTATCTATCACGTTTTTTATAAGACCATAGAAACAATTGATAAAAAAGTATGTTATAAACATCTAAAAGAAATTAATAGATTACTTAAAATCATGTTATTTTTTATAAAACAAACAAACTCATAATCAAACAAATGCACAAAAAATAATTAAATAACAAAAAAACAGAAAACGACCCTTCAGTCGATTTCTGTTTTCTATTCCAATTACTCAGCATCACCTTCGAAGTAAAAATCAATCTCTTTATCTTCTTCAGCAATAAAATCTTCCGTTACAGTTCCAGTAACAAAGCTCACACCATCCGAAAACGGATGTCCCTCTTTCAAATCAATTACAGACACAGGTGAACCTGGTTCATATTTGAATTCTTTTGGTTCACTTACTTGATCGTATTCACCGTCACCATCAATATCGATATGATAGTTTACTGTGATGGTCACTTCATTCGCTGTTTTAGCATTTTCAAAAACAACTTGATGAGTACCATTGTAAGTCAACCATACAGATTCTTCTTTCACGTACTTGTTAACGATTGCGTAGAACCCAGTTGTACGAGTACCAGTGATCGTCATGTTCATTGGCGCACCGTCTTTACTGTATAGTCTGCCATTGTTCAACTCAACTAAACCAGCAGGGTCAGATGTCCAAGTGTAGTTTTTAGCATTTTTCAAATGCCAACCAACTTGTGTAATATCTTCAACTTTGATGCCATCTTTTTTGTCTACAACAATTGTTGGGTTTTGGTATACTTCACGAACTAAACCACCACATCTTGCACGAAGCGTAGTTGAGTTATGCAACGCTGCATAACCACTATTGAAGTTACGTGAAATACCAGTGATTACACTACCTTCATGGTCTGCTTTGATCAATTCACCAGTGAAAATACCAGCCAATTCACCTTCAGCAGTCAACTTAGAACCTGAACGTACAAAAACATCTTCTCCGGCATATACACCGAATTTTTCTTCAGAGTTCGCATTCAATACAGCACCTGTATAAGTCTGTACGTCATTTTTCACCCAAACACCATATTGTTTTCCGTAGGCGTTGATTGTTCCACCATGTTGCTCAATTTGAGAAGAAGTGCGTACACCAGCTTCATTCCCTTTAGAATTAATTACTGCTTTACTCTTAGAATCAACAACCAGGTCATCACCTACATTAATACCAAATTGACCTTCTGCATCTGCGTTCAATTCACCGTTTCCGTAAATTTTCAGATGGTTTTTAGTATAAATAGAATCAATATTTACTGGCGATGCATTATTCAACGTTAATTTCAATGTTTTAGAACTATAGATCATGCTATCTTCTGTTAATTCATACGTAGCACTTTTTGTCTTAAGCAAGCTCACACCATTTTCCACAACAATGGTAGAATCTGCACCTTTCAAATCGACATTTCCAGTTAGTACTTGTGCTGCTGAAGCATCACTAGCTCCTATAAACATTGCACCGGCAAACCCTAAAGCCAGCATTCCCGCAAGACTTCTTTTCTTCATTAACATTCATCCTTTCAAAAAACGAGTATTTTCTTTACTCTTATATACTACCACAATAAATAACATCTGTATTATCACTTTTTTATTAAACAAACTAAAACAATGATAAATCAGTAAGTTATTTCTTCCATTGAATAACATAAAAACCGCATAAAATCAACGTTACACAATTGAAAAGAAAAAGATTTTATAAAATCATCAATGATACATAAATAACATTTTTAGTTAAAAAATAACAACTAACAAACGTTAATGTTCATAAAACTTCAACTTCTTCTTAGTGAAAAAATGCGTAAACGAAAACATCTCCCATATTTACCAACAAAAAAAACAGCTATCCATAGAACTCGCCGAATAGCTGCCTTTTCTAATTCAATTACGCTTGGTAATAATCCTGTAAAAACACTTGGATTTTAGCTAAAATTCCATTCTCTGCATACGTAAGCTTGATCTTTTTTCCTAAGCCTTTTTTCTCTTTCGCCTTATCATACGTATCATACAAAACAATTTGCTGATTTTTCAGTTCTTCTTTTGTTTTTCCTAACGTCACTTGCAATTCACCTAGGATATCTTCCTCCGGTATATTAATCATTTTCCCAAGCGCTAGAACAAAACCTTCCAAATCAGTGCCATTATATTTCCCAGTTATTGCGCTATTGTCGATTTTCAACTTATACCTATCAAAATACGCTTTCTTCTTATTACTATTAAAAACGTATTTTACTTGACTTGACATTGCTATAGGATAGAGTTCTTCTTTATTCTTCACCGCAAAAGAATGAATATAGCTTGCTTCTCCACTCATCGAGGAGATGGAACAGCTCTCTTCCGTCTTCTTTTGTTCTTCTGTAACCAGATGTTCTTCCACTAACTCGCTTATCTGATCCACAAATCCAGAAAGCTTCAACTCAAGATCGTTTTCTACTACTTCTTCTGCTTCAGATCTTTCTAATTCTGGCAAGCTATATACTGAAAAGCCATTTTCCCTCTCAAAGGAATTGGCCAGTAGTTCATCGCCGTCTGCCAAATCAGTCCTTTTAATCGTATTTTCTTTTTGAGCGCAGCCAGAAATCAGTAGTAACAGTAAACTAAAAAAGAATAATGTACTTTTCTTCAAAATTTGTCTCCTCTTTTCTAATTGAATCTGCTTAAATCGAATCCAATGGGTTCCGCCTGCTCAAATTCCGACTCCAAAAATTCTACATAGGCCTTATCTTCCTCATCGGTAGATATAGAGTAAAATGCCAACCCGTTGCCCGTCTCGCCTTTTTTCAATTTTTTTGTATTATCTTCTGCTAAAACTTTTAAGTTTCCAACAGCATCATCATTTGGAAAATCTGCTTGAGCCAACACATCATCCCCAAGCTTCACTTTCGCTTTTTCATACCAAACAAGCGGTTCAAGTTCAGATTCACTCTTATTTGTCACAGTATATCGAATAGCTAAATACGCTTGATCACCAACAGTAAGATTTCGATAGCCAGTTACTGCAATTGACATTTCCTTATTCTCAACCATAGTTTCAGAAGACTTCTCTTCCTTCGATTCTTGAGATGGCGTCGTTACCTCTTCATCAGCCGTTGACTCCAACGGTTCTTTTTCAGTCAAAGTACTGACTGATTCATCAATAATTTCCACCCGTTCCTCAAATCTGTTATCATCCGCAGAATAGAAGATGAACTCAATCAATTCATTGTCTGTTATCACATAATAGCAATGCACCCAGACACTGTCTCCTTCGTGCTGACCATTCAGAGTGTACTTATAGGCTTGATTCTTTCCTACTTCATATTCCTTCATATAAATGTCATCTAGCTTACTATAGTCATAAATTTCTTGAAGGTTCTTTCTAGTCTTAGCGCCAAAATCCGTTAAATCAACCTCTGATAGTGACGAAGCTTGAATAAACATCTCTGATTTACTTATGCTATCTTCCGCACCAAAAATGGCTTGATTCCCATATTCTCCCTTATAACTACTTTCATCCTGCTTATCCCAACTATCCGGCAATTGAAATTGATAAGCATACGATGAACTTTTAAAGGTTACTTTTTTTTCTGATAATTTCGCTTGACAACCAGCTAAGAAAAATAGAACTATCACCATAAAACAGCCTACGCTTTTCTTGTTCATACTGTTTGCTGCTCCTCTCTGCTTATTCTATTACGGTATAACCAACCGCAATAACCAATAAATAATGCGATGCAACTCCCAAAAAGAATAGCACCAATTTTGAATCCTTGAGGGAGAAAAACAAACTCAATTTTATGACTTCCTTTTGGAATATTCAATGTAAGGAATGCTTTCTTAAGATTCGGCATTTCAACCTCTTTTCCATCAATATAAGCTTTCCACCCCTTGTCATACGGAATCGTTGTAAACAACGTTTGAGCCTCATCAAGGCTTACTGCAGCAGTCGCTCTTCTCCCGGAAGTTTTGATGTCTACACCCTTTTTAGACATTTCTTTCACAGCGTTCTCGAATTTTTGTGTATCAAGCAGCAAAACATCCGGTTGATACAGCTTTACTACGCGTGTTCCAGTGAATGAAACAGTAACTGTAACAGCTGTCCCTTTTTCATAGTAGCCCAAATTATAATATTGCCCTGTAGAAGCCAAGTTATTCACTCGTTTCACGCCATTGACGGTCACTTCAACATTACATTCTCCCATATAAGAAAATGTTGCAGGATACAGACTCAGATACGCTTGTTGGTTTGCAGGCACATACACTTCCCATTTAACTTTCTTGCCTTTTGTAGGGCTTATTTCTGTATAGGTTACCGCACCATCAGCTTCTGTTACAGTAATATTGTCTGTTTCAACAACTCTAGGCTCAATGACCTGTGTCATCGTTTCTTCCAAACCAGACAGTTGATTAAACAACCCACTTTGGCTCTTAATAGCGTCCGTTTCAAAAATTTCCTCATCGGTCAAAATCCCCAATGGCAATGCCAGTTTATTTTCATAGAGGGCGTATTTTCCCTCTTCCTTTATTTTGGTATAACCAAATTTCATCACATCTGATTCCGAAATGTTATACTTTACTCCCAATAACGAATCCATTAACAAGGTGTTATTTTCATACTTTATATTCAAATTACTTCCTGATGATCGATACCCCAAGTTATTCAAATACGCAGAAGAATGACGATTACGAATAGACGAGAACATCGAGACACCACTGTATCCATAATTAAAGCTATCATTTAATGTAAGTCGATCCAAATTTTCCAATCGATAGAAATTGGCATTTTCTTTCTTGGTCATATCAACAAGCGCTCTTGTTGCTTCATGCCTTTCATCATAGTTAAAAATTTCCTTGGTTGGATAGCCCCACTCCACCCCTATTCCTTCAATCAAAGCATTCGCGTTAAATGAAGCCTCTGTAATCATCACCATTAGCAATAACAACGGAAATAATTGTTGAAAACGCCCATTTTTCCTTTTCAACAGTATAAGAATGAGGAACAGGACTAAGAATCCAATGGTCAGATACAAGGACAAATCCGTAATATAGTCATACCGTTTCTTATTTGAAAACAGAACAGCAGCTAAAAATATACCGCCCATAAGGAGTATAAGATTAATAATATGGTTTGTATCTTCCTTCTGAAACACTTCAAAACCATAGCCACATAGCAAAATAATCAAAAAGGAAAAAAGGAAACTAAAGCGAAATAGAAACATATTGGGTGCATGCAACCCATGCCAAAATAAATTCAATGGATTGACATACACGCTAGCTATCAGCAATAAGAACAAACTGCCATACACAAGTTTATTTCTTAAAGGTATTTTCTTGGTTGAAAAATAGTAAAGAAAAAACAACAATGGAAACAAGCCGATATAGATGAATGGCGCAGCCTCATATTTACTGGTATCATAAACAGCTACCATATTTTTCACAACAAGATCCCATACACCCGTATCATAAGTCCAAAGCTGCGTCAGCGAGTCCATTCCTTCCCCATTATTTTTTAAATCCAGAACAGTCGGCAGAATAGTTATCATAGAGGCTCCACCAGCTAACAGAGATGTAAGCAAATAGGACAAGATACTCTTTTTATACCGTTTTGGATCTGTAGCTAGCCTCGCCCAATAATATAGGAAAGAGAAGACACCTACGATAAATGCCATATAAAAATTCGATACAAACAACAATAGGTAACTGATAAAAAGAAGTAAGGGTTTCTTTTCATCCATCACTCGATGAATCCCGAGTATAATCAAAGGAAGATAAACAAAGGTATCTAGCCACATGATTACTTCTGAATAAGCGACCGCATACCCCATCAACCCATAAGCTGAACTATAGGCTAACAATTGCCATTTGGATGTTTTCTTGAATGTATTATACGCAAACACCCAAAATGACAACCCTATAAATCCAAATTTTACCAACGTGATCACATATAAAGCATCTGGCATAGCTCCATTACTAAATAGCGCAACGAGTGGAGTAAATATCCCGTTCAGATAATAGGCTGAAAAAGCCCAGTAGTTTAATCCTAAAGAGCCATACCATGTATAAAAAATATTTTGTTCACCTTTCAACACATTATTGAAACTAGCATGGAAATTCGAATATTGAGAAAAGCTGTCGCTCGCCAATATCGTTCTGTCACTGCCAAAATAAATATCATTCAGCGCATATACAGCAATCATCACCACTACCGGTATCAAAAAACTAAGTAGCAAAAACAGTCCATTTTTCTTTATAAAGCTCATCCATTTTTTTATCATAAAAAACCTCTCGTATCAGTTAAATTAGTTGATAAATCCTATAGAATCAAAAGGATAATATCGAAACATGACGACTCCCTCTATTTGTTTTTTTTCAACAAATCCAAAGTGACGGCTATCTGTGGAATTATTTCGATTATCACCTAGAACAAAATACACATCTTCTGGAATTTCTTCTATATCCACTAATATATCCCAGACATTTTTCGTAATCGTCACCTTCAAGGTACCATCCGGCAAATCCTTTGCTTTCGTATCCGATCGAAGTGCTTGATCCTCTCTCATCTGATGATTTATATATAATGCATTCCCTTCCGTATATATCTTATCCCCAGGTAGCCCAACCACTCTCTTCACATATGAATCACTTGGGTTTTCTTTTGGATAAAAAGTAATCAACTCATATCTTTTCGGTTGCTGTGTTTTCTTAATAAACAATCGATCTCCATTTTGTAAAGTCGGTTCCATAGAGACTCCATCAATTTGATGCGGTCGAATAGTTATTAAAAATACCGCAAGCAACCCGCCTAAAAACAGAAAGAAGAAAGCAGAAAGAATCACTCGTTTCTGCTTTTCTCTCCTAAGATTTCCAGGACGTTTAAATTTAAATTTTGTC from Enterococcus sp. 9E7_DIV0242 includes these protein-coding regions:
- the lepB gene encoding signal peptidase I: MNTTKFKFKRPGNLRREKQKRVILSAFFFLFLGGLLAVFLITIRPHQIDGVSMEPTLQNGDRLFIKKTQQPKRYELITFYPKENPSDSYVKRVVGLPGDKIYTEGNALYINHQMREDQALRSDTKAKDLPDGTLKVTITKNVWDILVDIEEIPEDVYFVLGDNRNNSTDSRHFGFVEKKQIEGVVMFRYYPFDSIGFIN
- a CDS encoding YfhO family protein, which gives rise to MIKKWMSFIKKNGLFLLLSFLIPVVVMIAVYALNDIYFGSDRTILASDSFSQYSNFHASFNNVLKGEQNIFYTWYGSLGLNYWAFSAYYLNGIFTPLVALFSNGAMPDALYVITLVKFGFIGLSFWVFAYNTFKKTSKWQLLAYSSAYGLMGYAVAYSEVIMWLDTFVYLPLIILGIHRVMDEKKPLLLFISYLLLFVSNFYMAFIVGVFSFLYYWARLATDPKRYKKSILSYLLTSLLAGGASMITILPTVLDLKNNGEGMDSLTQLWTYDTGVWDLVVKNMVAVYDTSKYEAAPFIYIGLFPLLFFLYYFSTKKIPLRNKLVYGSLFLLLIASVYVNPLNLFWHGLHAPNMFLFRFSFLFSFLIILLCGYGFEVFQKEDTNHIINLILLMGGIFLAAVLFSNKKRYDYITDLSLYLTIGFLVLFLILILLKRKNGRFQQLFPLLLLMVMITEASFNANALIEGIGVEWGYPTKEIFNYDERHEATRALVDMTKKENANFYRLENLDRLTLNDSFNYGYSGVSMFSSIRNRHSSAYLNNLGYRSSGSNLNIKYENNTLLMDSLLGVKYNISESDVMKFGYTKIKEEGKYALYENKLALPLGILTDEEIFETDAIKSQSGLFNQLSGLEETMTQVIEPRVVETDNITVTEADGAVTYTEISPTKGKKVKWEVYVPANQQAYLSLYPATFSYMGECNVEVTVNGVKRVNNLASTGQYYNLGYYEKGTAVTVTVSFTGTRVVKLYQPDVLLLDTQKFENAVKEMSKKGVDIKTSGRRATAAVSLDEAQTLFTTIPYDKGWKAYIDGKEVEMPNLKKAFLTLNIPKGSHKIEFVFLPQGFKIGAILFGSCIALFIGYCGWLYRNRISREEQQTV
- a CDS encoding carbohydrate-binding domain-containing protein; protein product: MKKRSLAGMLALGFAGAMFIGASDASAAQVLTGNVDLKGADSTIVVENGVSLLKTKSATYELTEDSMIYSSKTLKLTLNNASPVNIDSIYTKNHLKIYGNGELNADAEGQFGINVGDDLVVDSKSKAVINSKGNEAGVRTSSQIEQHGGTINAYGKQYGVWVKNDVQTYTGAVLNANSEEKFGVYAGEDVFVRSGSKLTAEGELAGIFTGELIKADHEGSVITGISRNFNSGYAALHNSTTLRARCGGLVREVYQNPTIVVDKKDGIKVEDITQVGWHLKNAKNYTWTSDPAGLVELNNGRLYSKDGAPMNMTITGTRTTGFYAIVNKYVKEESVWLTYNGTHQVVFENAKTANEVTITVNYHIDIDGDGEYDQVSEPKEFKYEPGSPVSVIDLKEGHPFSDGVSFVTGTVTEDFIAEEDKEIDFYFEGDAE
- a CDS encoding DUF5067 domain-containing protein, encoding MNKKSVGCFMVIVLFFLAGCQAKLSEKKVTFKSSSYAYQFQLPDSWDKQDESSYKGEYGNQAIFGAEDSISKSEMFIQASSLSEVDLTDFGAKTRKNLQEIYDYSKLDDIYMKEYEVGKNQAYKYTLNGQHEGDSVWVHCYYVITDNELIEFIFYSADDNRFEERVEIIDESVSTLTEKEPLESTADEEVTTPSQESKEEKSSETMVENKEMSIAVTGYRNLTVGDQAYLAIRYTVTNKSESELEPLVWYEKAKVKLGDDVLAQADFPNDDAVGNLKVLAEDNTKKLKKGETGNGLAFYSISTDEEDKAYVEFLESEFEQAEPIGFDLSRFN